Proteins encoded in a region of the Oscillospiraceae bacterium MB24-C1 genome:
- the mutL gene encoding DNA mismatch repair endonuclease MutL, with protein MGKINVLPATVAELIAAGEVVDRPASIIKELVENALDAGATRISVELKNGGITYLRVTDNGSGMTREDVPLAFIRHATSKISSERDLDSIGTLGFRGEALPSIAAVSHVKVITRTADNPIGCCYSITANESPVLEEIGCAVGTSIEVRDVFYNTPARMKFLKKDATEGNAVASLMDRLALANPAVALELIRDGKRVLKTPGDGKLLSVLRVVCGAEVAAGMIPVSLKSEGVLITGLISRPNVSRSTRSLQTFFINSRYVRSKTCAGAVEEAYKNRLMAGRFPACVLNLEVDFDTVDVNVHPAKLEVRFSNERLVYNAVYSACIDALSQHEHGPADFKKKKITPFSLSDFDYTGRQVSLHQISRAADSLVPAFTPRADSVAPKTKVISGVYTPPVAHVSEATNILELHDDTQLDSLSLKRKVEYPPVSASVKNTLIDIEKTEPEKMNITVNTVVPPIPQQYTATRDNNDISPKAVPTTAKVLADQSPQPETDYCPEPETDLAAQPQPYRIIGELFDTYILVEQAGQFIMIDKHAAHERYIYNGIKHLEESTDRQIFLTPQAITLPRDEYFALTEHPEALKTLGIVAEDFGEGTLLVREIPMLLDGFSVSGLLGEVAKALLIKKNSVTPQMLDELLYSVSCRAAVMAGKRSSLPEMSLIADMVLGKEQIRHCPHGRPVLVTYTQREVEKLFGRIG; from the coding sequence GTGGGGAAGATTAATGTGCTGCCTGCTACAGTTGCCGAGCTGATAGCTGCGGGAGAGGTTGTAGACCGGCCCGCATCCATTATTAAGGAATTGGTTGAGAACGCGCTTGATGCCGGTGCGACCCGCATATCGGTTGAACTGAAAAACGGCGGAATCACGTATTTGCGTGTGACCGATAACGGCAGCGGAATGACACGCGAGGATGTACCACTCGCATTTATTCGCCATGCTACCAGTAAAATTTCCTCTGAAAGGGATCTCGATTCGATTGGCACGCTGGGTTTTCGTGGCGAGGCGTTGCCCTCAATAGCAGCGGTTAGCCATGTAAAGGTTATTACCCGTACAGCGGACAACCCGATTGGCTGCTGCTATTCCATCACAGCCAATGAGTCACCTGTGCTTGAAGAGATTGGCTGCGCGGTGGGCACCAGCATTGAAGTGCGTGACGTGTTCTATAACACCCCGGCCCGCATGAAATTTTTAAAAAAAGACGCAACCGAAGGAAATGCGGTAGCTTCTTTGATGGACAGGCTGGCGCTGGCTAACCCGGCGGTGGCGCTTGAGTTGATTCGAGATGGAAAACGGGTTCTGAAAACGCCCGGTGACGGCAAGCTTCTGTCGGTTCTACGCGTTGTCTGCGGCGCTGAAGTTGCCGCGGGTATGATCCCGGTATCGCTTAAAAGCGAAGGCGTGTTGATTACAGGGTTGATTTCCCGGCCGAATGTTTCTCGGAGCACCCGTTCTTTGCAAACTTTTTTTATTAATTCACGTTATGTTCGTTCTAAAACTTGCGCTGGCGCAGTGGAAGAGGCCTATAAAAACCGATTGATGGCCGGGCGATTTCCCGCCTGTGTACTGAACCTTGAGGTTGATTTTGATACGGTTGATGTCAATGTTCACCCGGCAAAGTTGGAGGTGCGTTTCTCCAACGAAAGATTGGTTTACAATGCGGTTTATTCCGCCTGTATTGACGCGCTGTCACAACATGAGCATGGACCCGCCGACTTTAAAAAGAAAAAAATAACACCTTTTTCGCTATCAGACTTTGATTATACTGGGCGGCAGGTTTCGTTGCATCAAATCAGCCGCGCGGCGGATAGTCTGGTACCCGCTTTTACCCCGAGGGCCGACAGCGTCGCGCCGAAGACGAAGGTGATTTCTGGGGTGTATACACCGCCTGTTGCTCACGTTTCTGAAGCCACCAACATTTTAGAGTTACATGACGATACCCAGCTTGATTCGTTGAGCCTGAAACGGAAAGTGGAATATCCACCTGTTTCGGCTTCTGTAAAAAACACATTGATTGATATTGAAAAAACCGAGCCAGAGAAGATGAATATTACGGTGAATACCGTTGTTCCGCCGATTCCGCAGCAATATACAGCGACGCGTGACAACAACGATATTTCGCCTAAAGCTGTACCAACTACCGCAAAAGTGCTTGCAGACCAATCGCCACAACCCGAGACCGACTATTGTCCGGAGCCCGAGACAGATTTAGCGGCACAGCCGCAGCCTTATCGCATCATCGGTGAGTTGTTTGACACCTATATTCTGGTGGAGCAAGCCGGGCAGTTTATTATGATTGACAAGCACGCCGCGCATGAGCGGTATATTTACAACGGTATTAAGCATCTTGAAGAATCGACCGACCGCCAGATTTTTTTAACACCACAGGCGATAACGCTGCCGCGTGATGAATATTTTGCACTCACAGAGCATCCCGAAGCGCTGAAGACGCTGGGGATTGTGGCTGAGGATTTTGGCGAGGGCACATTGCTAGTGCGCGAGATACCGATGCTTTTAGATGGCTTTTCGGTTTCTGGGCTGCTTGGTGAGGTGGCCAAGGCACTGCTCATAAAGAAAAACAGCGTAACACCACAAATGCTTGACGAACTGTTATATTCAGTTTCTTGTCGGGCTGCCGTCATGGCAGGCAAACGATCTTCGTTGCCTGAAATGTCGCTTATTGCTGACATGGTGTTGGGCAAAGAACAAATTCGTCACTGCCCGCACGGCAGACCGGTTCTGGTAACTTATACACAACGTGAGGTGGAAAAGCTCTTTGGCAGAATTGGATAA
- the mutS gene encoding DNA mismatch repair protein MutS yields the protein MAPLSPMMRQYFEIKEQHKDHILFFRLGDFYEMFFEDAQIASRELELVLTGRDCGQTERAPMCGVPYHSCEAYIARLIKKGYKVAICEQVEDPKEAKGVVKREVIRVVTPGTLIEANMLDEGANNYIASVYAGEDAFGLAFADISTGQVFVTHLPSGDLTGLKNELARFSPSEVVFNDRFLNFSEMGVFLKDRLRCCADVISQEAYVGETPKELITAQFSAGACAPDGAAAEPETACALGGLLHYLHDTQKTGVERLIALERYNETRYMVLDATARRNLELTQTMRSGEKRGSLLWVIDKTKTAMGKRLLRRYLEQPLCHPVMIEKRLNVVSEIKDDTMLRLDLTEQLGGIYDMERLLTRIVCGATNPRELCSFAAALRQLPKVIALLGNCQSRYLRQIVSAIDPMQDIEALITNAIADEPPVSTKDGWFLREGFNPELDEIRGLLTHTKEFLAKIESDERERTGIKNLKIGYNKVFGYYIEITNSYKSMAPPEYIRKQTLANCERYITQQLKEIEDKILTARDQLIVLELRLYEELRLQIASQTQRIQKTADAIAQLDVFTGFATLASENNYCRPQITTDGVIMIEDGRHPVVEQILGASQRFVANDCQLDLNDNRIAIITGPNMAGKSTYIRQVAIIVLLAQIGCFVPAKSASIGVVDGIYTRVGASDDLSTGQSTFMVEMNEVAQILQSATQNSLLILDEVGRGTSTFDGMSIARAMLEFIADRKKLGAKTLFATHYHELTELEQCLPCVKNYNTAVKKRGDDITFLRRIVPGAVDDSYGIEVSKLAGIPEWIIKRAHEILADLEADRPVSENQKSVKLNSLTNEESPQLVLPQVSALETALRKLDLNTLTPLEALNKLYEFKAML from the coding sequence ATGGCACCGCTTTCTCCAATGATGCGACAGTACTTTGAGATTAAAGAGCAGCATAAGGATCATATTCTGTTTTTTAGACTGGGCGACTTTTATGAGATGTTTTTTGAGGATGCCCAGATTGCTTCCCGCGAGCTTGAGCTGGTGCTAACCGGCAGAGACTGCGGGCAGACGGAGCGCGCGCCGATGTGCGGCGTACCTTATCACAGTTGTGAAGCGTATATTGCCAGGCTGATCAAAAAGGGGTATAAGGTTGCGATTTGCGAACAGGTTGAAGACCCCAAAGAAGCCAAAGGCGTTGTTAAACGCGAGGTGATTCGTGTTGTCACCCCCGGAACCCTGATCGAAGCGAACATGCTCGATGAGGGGGCTAACAACTATATTGCATCGGTGTACGCAGGTGAAGATGCATTTGGTCTGGCGTTCGCCGATATTTCCACAGGGCAGGTGTTTGTTACGCACCTGCCCTCGGGAGATTTAACAGGGTTAAAGAATGAACTGGCGAGATTTTCGCCTAGTGAAGTTGTTTTTAATGACAGGTTTTTAAATTTTTCAGAGATGGGGGTGTTTTTAAAAGACCGCCTGCGTTGCTGTGCCGATGTGATCTCACAGGAGGCCTACGTGGGTGAAACGCCCAAGGAGCTGATCACAGCTCAGTTTAGCGCGGGGGCTTGCGCGCCGGATGGTGCGGCCGCGGAGCCTGAGACCGCCTGCGCCTTAGGTGGATTGTTGCATTATCTGCATGACACCCAAAAGACGGGCGTAGAGCGTTTGATTGCGCTGGAGCGTTATAATGAAACGCGCTATATGGTGCTGGATGCCACCGCGCGAAGAAATTTGGAACTGACCCAAACCATGCGCAGCGGCGAAAAACGTGGCAGTTTGCTTTGGGTAATTGATAAAACCAAAACTGCGATGGGTAAGCGTCTTCTGCGCCGTTATCTTGAGCAGCCACTTTGTCATCCCGTCATGATTGAAAAGCGTTTAAACGTTGTCTCAGAAATAAAGGATGATACCATGCTGCGGTTGGATTTAACGGAACAGCTCGGCGGTATTTACGATATGGAACGCCTGCTCACCCGTATTGTGTGCGGGGCAACAAACCCCAGAGAGCTGTGCAGCTTTGCAGCGGCGTTGCGGCAGTTACCTAAGGTGATAGCGCTTCTTGGTAATTGCCAATCGCGCTATCTGCGCCAGATTGTGTCGGCTATTGACCCCATGCAGGATATTGAAGCGTTGATTACAAATGCCATCGCCGACGAACCGCCTGTCTCTACCAAAGACGGCTGGTTTTTGCGGGAAGGATTCAACCCCGAACTCGATGAGATACGCGGGCTGTTGACGCATACCAAGGAGTTTCTGGCCAAGATAGAATCAGATGAGCGTGAGCGTACCGGCATCAAAAATCTTAAAATAGGCTATAACAAGGTGTTTGGCTATTACATAGAGATCACCAATTCATATAAATCAATGGCGCCGCCAGAATATATCCGTAAACAGACGCTGGCCAACTGCGAGCGCTATATCACTCAGCAGTTAAAGGAAATTGAAGACAAGATTCTTACCGCCCGTGACCAGCTGATTGTGCTGGAGCTGCGGCTCTATGAAGAACTGCGTCTCCAAATTGCGTCGCAGACTCAACGGATTCAAAAAACCGCTGACGCGATTGCACAACTGGATGTTTTTACTGGATTTGCGACATTAGCTTCTGAAAACAATTACTGCCGTCCGCAAATTACGACAGACGGAGTGATTATGATAGAGGATGGAAGACACCCGGTGGTGGAGCAGATTTTGGGTGCCTCTCAGCGGTTTGTGGCAAACGATTGCCAGCTGGATTTAAACGACAACCGCATCGCCATCATCACTGGCCCCAATATGGCGGGAAAATCCACCTATATCCGCCAGGTGGCCATCATTGTGCTGTTGGCGCAAATCGGATGCTTTGTTCCGGCCAAGTCGGCCTCCATCGGCGTGGTGGATGGCATTTACACCCGTGTTGGCGCCTCTGACGATCTTTCTACCGGGCAGTCGACCTTCATGGTGGAGATGAACGAAGTGGCGCAGATTTTACAAAGTGCAACCCAAAATAGTCTGCTAATATTGGATGAGGTCGGGCGTGGCACATCTACTTTTGATGGTATGAGTATTGCCCGCGCGATGTTGGAGTTTATTGCCGACCGTAAAAAGTTGGGGGCAAAGACGTTGTTTGCTACCCATTATCATGAACTCACTGAGCTTGAACAGTGTCTGCCTTGTGTTAAAAATTACAATACGGCTGTCAAAAAGCGGGGAGACGACATTACATTTTTGCGCCGCATTGTCCCTGGGGCAGTGGACGATAGCTATGGCATCGAAGTTTCCAAGCTGGCGGGCATTCCCGAGTGGATTATCAAGCGTGCGCACGAAATTCTGGCTGATCTTGAAGCGGACAGGCCGGTATCAGAAAACCAAAAGAGTGTAAAGCTTAATAGCTTAACAAATGAAGAATCTCCCCAACTTGTCCTACCGCAGGTCTCCGCATTAGAGACCGCTTTACGTAAACTGGACTTGAACACTCTGACACCGCTTGAAGCGTTAAACAAACTATACGAATTCAAAGCCATGCTTTAA
- a CDS encoding YlbF family regulator, protein MDIITMARELGKAIQQDELYKKMNEASAATEKSAELQSKINEFSELRLQLNQEVMKSEGEKNEDLITELDSKLRTLYQSVTEDPAMMAYNSAKAQLESTLNFISQIITGSANGQDPDSIEQQASCSGSCGSCGGCH, encoded by the coding sequence ATGGATATTATTACAATGGCGCGCGAACTGGGCAAAGCGATTCAGCAGGATGAACTTTATAAAAAGATGAACGAGGCCAGTGCGGCAACCGAGAAATCCGCCGAACTGCAGAGCAAAATCAACGAGTTTTCCGAGCTTCGCCTCCAGCTTAATCAAGAGGTTATGAAGAGCGAGGGCGAGAAGAACGAAGACCTGATCACCGAACTCGATTCCAAGCTGCGCACCCTCTACCAGAGTGTTACCGAGGACCCGGCCATGATGGCTTACAATTCCGCTAAGGCACAGCTGGAGAGTACCTTGAACTTTATTTCTCAGATTATCACCGGCAGCGCCAACGGCCAAGACCCTGACTCAATTGAACAGCAGGCTAGCTGCTCAGGCTCCTGTGGTTCCTGCGGCGGCTGCCACTAA
- the miaB gene encoding tRNA (N6-isopentenyl adenosine(37)-C2)-methylthiotransferase MiaB codes for MRDSLSLELPDEQFEDFMLARSAQLIQARFDHPPLAFVHSFGCQQNVSDTEHIKGLLVKMGFGFTDNADNADFVLFNTCAVRETAEDRVFGNVGALKNIKRARPDMMIALCGCMMQQQSVADKIKNSFPYVDIVFGTGALHRLPSMIADRLSKNKRVFDHESAKTVVEGVPIVREEGIKAWLPIMQGCDNFCSYCIVPHVRGREVSRVPEMVETEAKEILAQGFKEITLLGQNVNSYGKGLNPPYDFTALLKRLDKIPGEYRLRFMTSHPKDCTFALIDAIAESAHICRHIHLPVQSGNDRVLKAMNRHYDIAHYRELITYAKQRIPGITFSSDIIVGFPGETREEFLDTLNLVKEVGYNALFTFIYSRRSGTSAAKMPDIVSEKEKSEWFRELLKVQQDICSEQNHAMVGKTLRVLIDSVGKSGEGFIAGRTEGNVIVETKGDHSLIGSFVDIEITEAMNWAMVGTIV; via the coding sequence GTGAGAGATTCTCTCAGCTTAGAGCTGCCAGACGAGCAGTTTGAAGATTTTATGCTCGCGCGTTCAGCGCAGCTTATACAGGCGCGTTTTGATCACCCTCCGCTGGCATTTGTACACAGTTTTGGATGTCAGCAAAACGTTTCAGACACCGAACACATCAAAGGGTTGTTGGTTAAAATGGGCTTTGGTTTTACCGATAACGCCGACAATGCCGATTTTGTGCTGTTTAACACTTGTGCGGTGCGAGAAACAGCCGAAGATCGCGTGTTCGGCAATGTTGGCGCTTTAAAGAACATTAAACGAGCCCGCCCTGACATGATGATTGCGCTCTGCGGTTGTATGATGCAGCAACAGTCGGTGGCCGACAAAATCAAGAACAGCTTCCCCTATGTTGATATCGTGTTTGGCACTGGTGCGCTGCATCGATTGCCCAGTATGATTGCCGACCGCCTTTCTAAAAACAAACGGGTATTTGACCATGAATCTGCAAAAACTGTAGTGGAGGGCGTTCCGATCGTGCGCGAAGAAGGCATCAAAGCTTGGCTGCCCATCATGCAGGGATGTGACAATTTCTGTTCCTACTGCATAGTACCGCATGTGCGCGGGCGAGAGGTTTCGCGTGTGCCAGAGATGGTAGAAACCGAGGCTAAAGAGATTTTGGCTCAGGGATTTAAAGAAATTACGCTGCTCGGGCAGAATGTCAATTCTTATGGCAAGGGTTTAAATCCACCCTACGATTTTACAGCGCTTTTAAAGCGGTTGGATAAAATCCCCGGGGAATATCGCCTTCGTTTTATGACCTCGCACCCCAAGGATTGCACCTTTGCGCTGATTGATGCTATTGCCGAAAGCGCGCATATCTGCCGTCATATTCATCTGCCGGTGCAAAGTGGCAACGATCGGGTGCTAAAGGCGATGAACCGCCATTATGATATTGCGCATTACCGAGAGCTGATCACCTACGCCAAGCAGCGTATTCCGGGTATCACCTTTTCAAGCGATATCATCGTTGGCTTCCCAGGTGAAACACGAGAGGAGTTTTTGGACACGCTCAACCTTGTCAAAGAGGTGGGTTACAATGCGCTCTTTACCTTTATTTATTCCCGCAGAAGTGGAACCAGCGCTGCAAAAATGCCAGATATTGTCTCAGAAAAAGAAAAATCCGAGTGGTTCCGAGAACTGTTAAAGGTTCAACAGGATATTTGTAGCGAACAAAACCATGCGATGGTCGGTAAAACGCTGCGGGTGTTGATTGATTCTGTGGGCAAAAGCGGGGAAGGCTTTATCGCAGGACGCACTGAAGGTAACGTCATCGTGGAGACAAAGGGCGACCACAGCCTAATCGGTAGCTTTGTGGATATTGAAATCACAGAGGCGATGAACTGGGCCATGGTTGGGACAATTGTATGA